The Planktothrix agardhii NIES-204 genomic interval CAGAATTCACCGTCGGTATAGCTGAAATTGCATCCGTCGGTGTTTCGGGTTTAGCCCCCATCAGATAGGCTAAACTATGAAAAGCATTAATCTCACAGGGTTCTCCGGTAACCGCAGCATAAACTAACTGACGAATCGCATCAATCCCATAGGAAATTCGATCCACTAAATCAGCCGTGAGGGTGGTTTCCTGACGTTTCAACCCCCCTAATAAATGTTCAATTTGATGGGATAAGGTGGCAACATCTTTGACCCCTAACATTCCCGCATCTCCTTTCAGGCTATGGGCTTCTCGCAATAATTCTTCTATTTTTGTCGCATCATTGGGATTTTTTTCCAGATATAATAATCCTTCATCTAAATTCTGCAAATGTTCTTCACTAGCAGTTTTAAAAACTTCCCGTAGTTCATCATCTTCAATCATCATAAGTCTTTGATCCTGTCAATGTAATTCAATTTTGAACGATTAAACCAGAGTTTGCAGATTTTTGGCGGTTTCATTTAACTTTTGAACTCCCTGTTTGGTTTGGTTAATGCTGGTCGCCATTTCTGTGGAAACAAAATTTAAGTTATTCATGGCATCAACAACTTGTTCAACCGCAATAGATTGTTGTTGGGTATTTAGGGAAATTTGCTGCAAATTAATAGCGACATCATTAATTGCATGAACAATATCTTCAACGGATTTCGAGCCCTCCTCTGTCACCCTAATAGTTAAATTAGTCGCCGTTTGAATATCCGTAACAATTGAACTAATTTTTTCGGCTGATTTACGACTTTGATCTGCTAGTTTACGAATTTCAGATGCCACCACCCCAAATCCCTTCCCACTGTCTCCGGCTCTAGCAGCTTCTACAGAAGCATTTAAGGCTAACATATTTGTTTGACTTGCCAAATCCGTGACCACATTTGTAATACTATAAATTTTTCCTAAATGTTCACTTAAACGCATAATTTGCTGTTGTAATTGTTCCATTTTTATTTTCAAACTGAAACTATTACCCGTTTCAACAGATAATTTTTGATAACCACCCGCTAAGAGTAAAACTTGATTAGCTCCGGTGGCGGCTGTTGATGCTTGTTCGGCAGATTGGCGACTTGATGCACCCAATTCATCCATACTAGCTGTAGTTTCATTCACTGAACTTGCTTGCTGAACAGTGACTCGTTCTTGAGATTCCATAATATTAACTAATTCTTGGGAGGCTTGCAAAATTTGGGATGCTTCTTGATTAATTCGCTTGAAGATGAGAGTAATGAGGCTAATTCCCAATAAAATTGAACAAAATATAGTTGCTCCTGTTCCGATCCAAACCGTATTAATCAGGTGATCTAAAGCATCATTTTGCCGTTGATGGTACGCCTCTACTTGTTGAGTTTCCAAGGCGATAAATTTTTGAGTTTTCTCTAAAACCGTTGTTGATAATTCCGTACCTTTTCCTTGCTTCCAAATCTCTAGGGCTTGGTCAACTTTATTATCATTAATTAATTTGAATAATGCCGAATAGTATTGTTCTAATTGGTCTACCGATCCAGTTAAACTATCTAAATCTTGAATCACTTCACGATTGGTAATCAGTGTTTTCACATCTACCAATGCTTCTCGATAAAGAGATTCAGAAGTTTTATACAACTCACGGGACTGAGGATTTTTAACTAAAATATATCCCTGGGCAGCAATCGTTAAGTCTTTCGTGGCTAAAGCCAAGTTATTAATAGCTTGCATAGCATCACCGGATGTTTGGACTTCTAGGGTTGTTCTCCGAACTTTTTCGACATTGGAGGATACAATTCCAGCTACTAATAAAGAAAGCAAAATTGGAATTAAATAACCCGCAATAATCCAGTACCTTAAACCATTGATTTTTAACATATTCCGGTGATATTACTATATTAAACAATTGAGTTTAGATTTAACGCGACTTCATTCAATTTTTCCATTCCTATTTTAGCTTGATTTAATCCATTAGCGGTTTCTCCAACCCCCTGACTTAAAACATTCATCGCCTCTAAAACCTGTCCAATGGCGATCGCTTGTTGCTTAACATTAAGGGAAATTTGCTGATTATTCAAGACCACATTATTCACCGCTTCCGCAACCACAGCAAAAGTATCTGCGGTTTCCCGGGTGAGTTCTGCATTAGATATAACAGTTTTTGTCCCTTCTTCCGTTGCCATTACCGTTGAATTAATTGAAGTTAAAATATCAGCAACCAGGGTATTAATTCTGAAGGCAGATTTTTTACTTTCATCCGCTAATTTTCTGATTTCCGTGGCGACAACTGCAAATCCTTTGCCATGTTCTCCGGCTCTAACTGCTTCCACAGCAGCATTCAGAGCTAACATATTGGTTTGATTTGCTAAATCACTGACCAATTCAGAAATATTCCCAATTTGGTTTGTTTGTTCACTTAAACGAATAATTTGTTGGGCAATCACTTCAACTTTTTGTTGAAGATTTTCCATCCCTTCTAAGGTACTATTGACCGCTTGTTTTCCCCCTTCTGTTAATCCTAAAACCTGTCTAGCTTGATATGTAGCTGACTCGGCTTGTTCCGCCGTTGACCCAGAGGAAGCACTCAATTCATCCATAGTTGTTGTAGTTTCATGAACAGAACTCGCTTGTTGATTTGCTGTTCGTTCTTGTTCTGCAAGGGTAGCAGCAATTTCGGTGGAAGAAGTGGCGATAACTTGTGTGGCTTGATGAATGGTTCCACCAATATTAACCGCAATTAATAGGGCAATAATAATCACCGTAACCAAAATTAGCAAAGCTCCAAACACGAGCGTTGTTAATAATCCGTTCAATGATTCTTTTGCTTTAGTTGTTTCCTGAGTTAAAAGACTAGCTTCTGTTGTCGAAAATTCATCGCTAATTCGATCAAAATCGATCACATATTGAGTTGCAATGCGAGCTTTTTCAATGGCTTCAGATAATTTTCCTCGATTGACTAGGATAAAAACTTGTTGTGCCATTTGATCATATTCATTCACTAAGTTATCAAGTTTTTGTAACCGTTGTTTTTGCTCTGGACGATAAACCAAGGATTCCAATGTTTTAGCCGCTTCCCGATAAAGAACTAAACCGGAATTATATTCCGTTAAAAAATCTTGATTTTTTAGAGCTAAATATCCCCTTAAACTCCGAACCATCCCTTGAGCACCACGTTCCATAACATTGACTTTTAAAATTACCTCTTGAACCCTTTCTGCCTCTTTGAAAGTATTAGATACTTGATTAATATTGCTATAAACCAATGCGGTTAATCCCATAAATAAAAACACGGGTATGCTATATCCTAAGAGTAACCTCTCTCTTAATTTGAAATTGTTAAACATATAATTTTTGATGGTTGATTACAAAATTCATGAAATCTATCTTACCTGGGATTAAACCTCTTGATCAACAAATAATTCTCCTTGAGTCATAATTTTTGCCACATTCAGAATGCTCATCATTTTGTCTTGATAAAAAGCTGTCCCCTGTAAGTATTCATCCTGTTTGAGATGAACCGCGGTAGGAATAGTTTTAATCTCGGATTCTTTTAAGTATATTACATCAAAAATTGCTTCTACAATGATTCCGGCAACAATATCATTAATTTTAACAATCATAGCCTTAGATAATACTTGAGAGGCTTGTAAAGGTAAATTCACGAGGCTCCGAATATTCACTAAAGTTAATATTTCCCCGCGTAAATTCATATTTCCAACAATATGGGGAGGAGTACAAGGAATCGGTGTAATATTATGAATGTCTGTAAATTCTCGGATAATTTCTAGGTTAACCCCGAAATATTCTCCATTTAAACTGATCACAGCCAAAGCAACTAACCCAGTAAAATCTTGGTTATCAATGGAACATCTTAAATTTTTAGCTCGTTCTTGAAAAATTATCCGTTCTTCTGGGGTTGCATCGGGAGAGAAAATATAATTT includes:
- a CDS encoding putative methyl-accepting chemotaxis protein; this encodes MLKINGLRYWIIAGYLIPILLSLLVAGIVSSNVEKVRRTTLEVQTSGDAMQAINNLALATKDLTIAAQGYILVKNPQSRELYKTSESLYREALVDVKTLITNREVIQDLDSLTGSVDQLEQYYSALFKLINDNKVDQALEIWKQGKGTELSTTVLEKTQKFIALETQQVEAYHQRQNDALDHLINTVWIGTGATIFCSILLGISLITLIFKRINQEASQILQASQELVNIMESQERVTVQQASSVNETTASMDELGASSRQSAEQASTAATGANQVLLLAGGYQKLSVETGNSFSLKIKMEQLQQQIMRLSEHLGKIYSITNVVTDLASQTNMLALNASVEAARAGDSGKGFGVVASEIRKLADQSRKSAEKISSIVTDIQTATNLTIRVTEEGSKSVEDIVHAINDVAINLQQISLNTQQQSIAVEQVVDAMNNLNFVSTEMATSINQTKQGVQKLNETAKNLQTLV
- a CDS encoding methyl-accepting chemotaxis sensory transducer: MFNNFKLRERLLLGYSIPVFLFMGLTALVYSNINQVSNTFKEAERVQEVILKVNVMERGAQGMVRSLRGYLALKNQDFLTEYNSGLVLYREAAKTLESLVYRPEQKQRLQKLDNLVNEYDQMAQQVFILVNRGKLSEAIEKARIATQYVIDFDRISDEFSTTEASLLTQETTKAKESLNGLLTTLVFGALLILVTVIIIALLIAVNIGGTIHQATQVIATSSTEIAATLAEQERTANQQASSVHETTTTMDELSASSGSTAEQAESATYQARQVLGLTEGGKQAVNSTLEGMENLQQKVEVIAQQIIRLSEQTNQIGNISELVSDLANQTNMLALNAAVEAVRAGEHGKGFAVVATEIRKLADESKKSAFRINTLVADILTSINSTVMATEEGTKTVISNAELTRETADTFAVVAEAVNNVVLNNQQISLNVKQQAIAIGQVLEAMNVLSQGVGETANGLNQAKIGMEKLNEVALNLNSIV
- the cheW gene encoding chemotaxis protein CheW, producing the protein MAYLIFTLKSMCYAIMASVVEEIFFLPELTPIPAAPADLVGLINLRGELLPIIDLTIRLGYPEPNYTVSDSVIILRFNNIRLGIIVTQVSEVKMITSDAIKTELAYKFQQEFNQVHPSYYLQGVAQVDEHLVMILNPETLIQYISHSLPDFNLERINLENHQPHLQGESSKQHTHQKVQNYIFSPDATPEERIIFQERAKNLRCSIDNQDFTGLVALAVISLNGEYFGVNLEIIREFTDIHNITPIPCTPPHIVGNMNLRGEILTLVNIRSLVNLPLQASQVLSKAMIVKINDIVAGIIVEAIFDVIYLKESEIKTIPTAVHLKQDEYLQGTAFYQDKMMSILNVAKIMTQGELFVDQEV